One Candidatus Thiopontia autotrophica genomic window carries:
- a CDS encoding peptidoglycan DD-metalloendopeptidase family protein, with protein sequence MSRLFSIMLISMLFLLSGCAEQGGAQVKTTKVEKRLVTPQHEPNKQIREKADKGTTSIRRWEVYRGHITKTFSRAARNTGIPGVHIRKLEELFSEQINFRKDIQKGDHFTVVFQPGADGTLQSGKILAAELNNQGKPIRVINHTNRRGVSRFYSGDGTPLEADFLRSPLKNTKISSHFTLRRYHPVLKKYRPHRGTDLVAATGTPVMATAGGVVEKRERQRGYGNVIFLSHAGGKYTTVYAHLSRFAKKLKVGTRVRQGEVIGYSGSTGLATGPHLHYEFRKDGEYKDAMQVALPRTNKLSTAERKYFYQATAKLRKVLLNRHKSRQLAMKQ encoded by the coding sequence ATGAGCCGGCTATTTTCTATTATGTTGATCTCAATGCTATTCCTGCTTTCAGGTTGTGCAGAGCAGGGTGGTGCCCAGGTCAAAACTACAAAAGTAGAAAAGAGATTGGTCACACCACAACATGAGCCGAACAAACAGATAAGAGAGAAAGCCGATAAAGGCACCACCTCTATACGTCGTTGGGAAGTCTATCGAGGCCATATTACCAAGACATTTTCACGAGCAGCGAGAAACACAGGCATACCTGGCGTACATATACGCAAGCTGGAGGAGTTGTTTTCCGAGCAGATCAATTTTCGCAAAGATATTCAAAAAGGGGATCACTTTACGGTTGTATTTCAACCGGGAGCAGACGGCACACTGCAGAGTGGAAAAATTCTTGCTGCCGAGCTTAATAATCAGGGCAAACCCATACGTGTGATTAACCACACCAACCGTCGTGGAGTGTCACGTTTCTATAGTGGAGACGGTACTCCACTGGAGGCAGATTTTTTGCGTAGCCCGCTAAAAAACACCAAGATAAGTTCGCACTTCACGCTGCGTCGTTACCATCCAGTGCTCAAGAAGTATCGTCCACACAGGGGTACAGACCTTGTTGCCGCAACCGGAACTCCAGTAATGGCAACAGCAGGTGGCGTTGTAGAGAAGCGGGAGCGACAGAGAGGGTATGGAAACGTCATATTCCTGAGTCATGCCGGCGGGAAATACACCACTGTATATGCACACCTTTCACGTTTTGCAAAAAAGCTTAAGGTGGGAACACGAGTAAGGCAGGGCGAGGTAATCGGTTATAGTGGAAGCACTGGATTGGCAACCGGGCCTCATCTCCACTACGAGTTCAGAAAAGATGGTGAGTACAAGGATGCAATGCAGGTTGCACTGCCACGCACCAACAAGCTATCTACAGCAGAGCGTAAATATTTCTATCAGGCTACGGCAAAACTGCGCAAGGTTTTATTGAATCGTCATAAGAGCAGACAGCTTGCAATGAAGCAGTGA
- the ntrC gene encoding nitrogen regulation protein NR(I) produces MTQDTKVSEKNRGQIWVIDDDRSIRWVLERALQKAGMEVETFSDGNEVLDRLERESPDVVVSDIRMPGIDGLALLKEIGARQPDLPVIIMTAHSDMDSAVAAYEGGAFEYLPKPFDIEEATGLVQRAVEQVHSKRTRQREKGETVTDIIGESPAMQEVFRAIGRLAHSNMTVLINGESGTGKERVAQALHRHSPRADYPFIALNMAAIPRDLMDSELFGHEKGAFTGATGVRKGRFQQADGGTLFLDEIGDMPLETQTRLLRVLSEGEFYQVGGHAPTKVDVRIIAATHQDLEAAVQAGDFREDLYHRLNVIRVHVPELSERREDIPLLANHFLRLAAEELEVEEKELLPETMNYLSGLEWQGNVRQLENTCRWITVMAPTRNVCVGDLPAELRAEGTVGGDSWEKALEQWLRQHLNQEEEGLLDQVVPTMEKILIKTALEHTAGKKQEAARLLGWGRNTLTRKIKELSLDEHRE; encoded by the coding sequence ATGACTCAGGATACAAAAGTTAGCGAAAAAAACAGAGGGCAGATCTGGGTTATTGATGATGACCGTTCTATTCGCTGGGTTCTGGAGCGAGCACTACAAAAAGCAGGAATGGAGGTAGAGACTTTTAGTGATGGTAATGAGGTGCTGGATAGGCTGGAGCGTGAGAGCCCGGACGTTGTAGTGAGTGATATTAGAATGCCGGGTATTGATGGGCTGGCCCTGTTGAAGGAGATTGGTGCAAGACAACCGGATTTGCCGGTGATCATCATGACCGCCCACTCTGATATGGATAGTGCAGTTGCAGCTTATGAAGGGGGTGCTTTTGAATACCTGCCCAAGCCATTTGATATTGAAGAGGCCACCGGTCTGGTGCAGCGTGCTGTTGAGCAGGTGCATAGTAAACGTACCAGGCAGAGAGAAAAAGGAGAGACCGTAACTGACATCATAGGAGAGTCTCCTGCCATGCAGGAGGTGTTTCGTGCAATTGGGCGTTTGGCGCACTCCAATATGACGGTGCTGATCAACGGGGAATCCGGTACAGGCAAGGAGCGGGTTGCTCAGGCGTTGCACCGTCACAGCCCACGGGCAGACTATCCATTTATTGCCCTTAATATGGCCGCAATTCCCAGAGACCTTATGGATTCAGAACTGTTTGGTCATGAGAAGGGTGCATTTACAGGCGCCACAGGTGTGCGCAAGGGCCGCTTTCAGCAGGCTGATGGAGGCACCCTGTTTCTGGACGAGATAGGGGATATGCCGCTAGAGACGCAAACCAGACTGTTGCGCGTGCTCTCCGAAGGTGAGTTTTACCAGGTGGGCGGACATGCGCCAACCAAGGTGGATGTGAGAATTATTGCGGCTACCCATCAGGACCTGGAGGCGGCGGTCCAGGCTGGAGATTTTCGTGAGGATCTCTACCACCGTCTCAATGTTATCCGTGTTCATGTGCCTGAGCTCTCCGAGCGCAGAGAGGATATTCCGCTGTTGGCAAACCACTTTTTAAGGCTGGCGGCAGAAGAGCTTGAGGTAGAGGAGAAGGAGCTGCTTCCTGAAACAATGAATTATTTAAGTGGTCTGGAGTGGCAGGGCAACGTGCGTCAACTGGAGAACACCTGTCGCTGGATCACAGTAATGGCACCAACCAGGAATGTCTGTGTGGGTGATCTTCCAGCAGAGCTGCGTGCAGAGGGAACAGTTGGCGGTGATAGCTGGGAGAAGGCCCTTGAGCAGTGGCTGAGACAGCATCTCAACCAGGAAGAGGAAGGGTTGCTTGATCAGGTTGTTCCAACCATGGAGAAGATTCTGATCAAGACTGCGCTGGAGCATACAGCAGGCAAGAAACAGGAGGCCGCCCGTCTATTGGGGTGGGGGCGAAATACCCTGACCCGTAAAATCAAAGAGCTCTCCCTGGACGAGCATCGTGAATAA
- a CDS encoding PAS domain-containing protein encodes MNSFSQNSISSYAELVAGHTTVSILILDANQRLCFLNPAAEILLGTSAQKAAGMRMSEIVDIRCDLAKGMQRISETNYPYTEREVELRLFSGESSVVDCSLIPLTEHDEDNHVLVEIQRVDEQLRLINEDRLINQTRASADLLRGLAHEIKNPLGGLRGAAQLLEGELEDESLREYTEVIIGEADRLQTLLDRMLGPSRPPRLEETNIHEVLERVRTLVTAEAGESSLQIKQDYDPSIPTIMADPDLLIQALLNIVKNAAQTLNNSGEIQLRTRILRQVTIGHKHHRLVCSLEVQDNGPGVSEELQKTIFLPMVTGRAEGTGLGLSIAQSIIHRQGGVIECNSRPGKTIFTLLIPLEE; translated from the coding sequence ATGAATTCTTTCTCCCAAAACAGTATATCTAGCTATGCAGAGCTTGTTGCAGGCCATACAACTGTATCGATACTGATTTTAGACGCTAATCAGCGCCTCTGTTTTCTTAATCCAGCTGCAGAAATTTTACTGGGAACCAGTGCACAGAAGGCGGCAGGCATGCGAATGTCAGAAATAGTGGATATTCGTTGTGATTTGGCAAAAGGGATGCAGCGCATCTCGGAGACAAACTATCCATACACAGAGCGTGAGGTGGAGCTTCGGCTATTTAGTGGCGAGAGCTCTGTAGTGGACTGTTCACTGATTCCACTAACGGAGCATGATGAAGACAACCATGTACTGGTAGAGATACAGAGGGTAGATGAGCAGTTACGCCTGATTAATGAGGATCGGTTGATTAACCAGACGCGAGCATCAGCAGACCTGTTGCGCGGCCTGGCACATGAGATCAAAAACCCTCTGGGCGGATTAAGGGGGGCTGCACAGCTGCTTGAGGGAGAGCTGGAAGATGAGTCACTAAGAGAATATACGGAGGTTATTATTGGTGAGGCAGATCGCCTGCAGACTCTGCTCGACAGAATGTTGGGACCAAGTCGTCCGCCACGCCTGGAAGAGACAAATATTCATGAGGTACTGGAGCGGGTGCGAACTCTTGTTACTGCGGAGGCTGGAGAGTCATCACTACAGATAAAGCAAGACTATGATCCCAGCATTCCAACCATTATGGCTGATCCAGATCTGTTAATTCAGGCTCTGCTCAACATTGTTAAAAATGCGGCACAAACTCTCAACAACAGTGGTGAGATTCAGCTTAGAACACGCATATTGCGCCAGGTGACTATTGGTCATAAACATCATCGCCTGGTCTGTAGTCTGGAGGTTCAGGACAACGGCCCCGGGGTCTCGGAAGAGCTTCAAAAAACCATTTTTCTACCCATGGTAACAGGACGTGCCGAGGGAACTGGCCTCGGCCTCTCAATTGCGCAGTCTATTATCCATCGCCAGGGCGGGGTGATTGAGTGTAATTCCAGGCCCGGCAAAACCATATTCACCTTATTGATTCCGCTGGAGGAATAG
- the glnA gene encoding glutamate--ammonia ligase, which produces MSQKVLKLIKENNAKFVDLRFTDTKGKEQHVTIPSAEVNAGFFKAGKMFDGSSIEGWKGINESDMILMPDADTALLDPFYEEPTVIIRCNIVEPATMEGYERDPRSVAYRAEEYLKSTGIGDKAFFGPEPEFFLFDDVRWGSDMSGSFCKVDSEEASWNTEKVYEGGNMGHRPGVKGGYFPVPPVDSTQDIRTAMSLVMEDMGLTIEAHHHEVATANQNEIATAFNSLVKKADEVQILKYVTHNVAHAYGKTATFMPKPIVGDNGTGMHVHQSIAKKGKNIFSGNKYGGLSQDALYYIGGIIKHARSLNAFTNASTNSYKRLVPGFEAPVMLAYSARNRSASIRIPFVPVPKATRIEVRFPDPTANPYLAFAAMLMAGLDGIKNKIDPGEAMDKDLYDLPAEEAAEIPTVCHSFEQALEALANDNDYLTQGDVFTADFIESYIDLKMEEVTRMRMTTHPVEFDMYYSV; this is translated from the coding sequence ATGTCTCAGAAAGTACTTAAACTCATCAAGGAGAACAATGCCAAGTTTGTTGATCTCCGTTTCACAGATACCAAGGGCAAGGAGCAGCACGTAACTATTCCTTCAGCCGAGGTTAATGCCGGCTTTTTCAAGGCTGGCAAGATGTTCGATGGATCCTCTATCGAGGGCTGGAAGGGAATCAATGAATCAGACATGATTCTGATGCCAGATGCAGACACTGCATTGTTGGACCCATTCTATGAGGAGCCAACAGTCATTATTCGCTGTAATATTGTTGAGCCTGCAACCATGGAAGGTTATGAGCGTGATCCACGTTCTGTAGCCTATCGTGCAGAAGAGTACCTCAAGTCTACCGGTATTGGCGACAAGGCATTCTTCGGTCCTGAGCCAGAGTTCTTCCTGTTTGATGATGTTCGTTGGGGCTCAGACATGAGTGGCTCTTTCTGCAAGGTTGACTCCGAGGAGGCATCCTGGAATACAGAGAAGGTCTATGAAGGCGGTAACATGGGCCACCGCCCTGGCGTCAAGGGTGGTTACTTCCCGGTACCTCCTGTTGACTCTACTCAGGATATCCGTACTGCAATGTCTCTGGTTATGGAGGATATGGGCCTGACTATTGAGGCACACCACCATGAGGTTGCTACTGCAAACCAGAACGAGATTGCTACTGCATTCAACTCACTGGTCAAGAAGGCGGATGAGGTGCAGATCCTCAAGTATGTAACGCACAATGTTGCACACGCTTATGGCAAAACAGCAACCTTTATGCCCAAGCCAATCGTTGGTGATAACGGAACTGGTATGCATGTTCACCAGTCCATCGCCAAGAAGGGAAAGAATATCTTCTCGGGTAACAAGTATGGCGGCCTCTCTCAGGACGCGCTCTACTATATTGGTGGAATCATCAAACACGCCCGTTCACTGAATGCATTTACCAATGCATCAACCAACTCCTATAAGCGTCTGGTTCCAGGCTTTGAGGCACCAGTAATGCTGGCCTACTCTGCCCGTAACCGTTCTGCCTCTATTCGTATTCCGTTTGTACCGGTACCCAAGGCTACCCGTATCGAGGTTCGTTTCCCTGATCCAACTGCCAACCCATACCTGGCGTTTGCAGCCATGTTGATGGCTGGCCTTGATGGCATCAAGAACAAGATCGATCCAGGTGAGGCGATGGATAAGGATCTGTATGACCTGCCAGCAGAGGAGGCAGCAGAGATCCCAACTGTATGTCACTCCTTTGAGCAGGCGCTTGAGGCGCTGGCCAATGATAATGACTACCTGACACAGGGTGATGTATTTACAGCTGACTTTATTGAAAGCTATATCGACCTGAAGATGGAAGAGGTGACTCGTATGCGTATGACCACCCATCCGGTTGAGTTTGATATGTACTACAGCGTTTAA
- a CDS encoding sulfurtransferase TusA family protein, whose translation MANFSIDTRGLLCPMPVIRAQEVVEELNPGDRLEVLSSDPGALNDIPAWCRINGHVVVEKSQEGREVRIVIEV comes from the coding sequence ATGGCCAATTTTTCCATAGATACTCGAGGCCTGCTCTGCCCCATGCCGGTAATTCGTGCTCAGGAGGTGGTTGAGGAGCTAAATCCAGGCGACCGTCTGGAGGTGCTCTCCTCTGACCCAGGCGCACTGAATGATATTCCGGCCTGGTGTCGAATCAATGGCCATGTGGTGGTGGAAAAAAGCCAGGAGGGGAGAGAGGTGCGCATTGTTATTGAGGTGTAA
- a CDS encoding tRNA (5-methylaminomethyl-2-thiouridylate)-methyltransferase, with translation MSEPKKAAVLVSGGLDSMLAVRVLQEQGIHVEGINFYTGFCVEGHTHAIRKKDQKKDKRNNALWVAEQLGIKLHMVDIVEEYKDVLLNPKHGYGANMNPCLDCKIFMVKKALEWMHKHQFDFIATGEVVGQRPMSQRKDTMPVVSGESGADDLLVRPLCAKNLPPTLPEREGWLDREALYDFSGRTRKPQMALAKQFGFEDYATPAGGCCFLTDESYSIKLVDLWDARGSREYEMDDIMLLKVGRHIRPRKNFKMIISREEGENHFLQGYRNQYTSMRTTDFPGPLVLIDGEASDEDLMLAGQITARFGKGKSAPEVTVEIRGRDGESREITVKPISPADIEKSWYI, from the coding sequence ATGTCGGAACCGAAAAAAGCGGCGGTATTGGTCTCGGGGGGACTGGACTCCATGCTGGCTGTGCGCGTACTCCAGGAGCAGGGGATTCATGTTGAGGGGATTAATTTCTATACGGGCTTCTGTGTAGAGGGGCATACTCACGCCATTCGCAAGAAAGACCAGAAGAAAGATAAGCGCAACAATGCTCTCTGGGTAGCAGAGCAGTTAGGGATCAAACTCCATATGGTCGATATTGTGGAGGAGTACAAAGATGTTTTGCTAAATCCCAAGCATGGCTATGGAGCCAATATGAACCCATGTCTGGACTGCAAAATCTTCATGGTGAAGAAGGCGCTGGAGTGGATGCATAAACATCAGTTTGATTTTATCGCCACCGGAGAGGTAGTGGGGCAGCGCCCGATGTCGCAACGCAAGGATACAATGCCGGTGGTATCTGGCGAATCTGGTGCGGATGACCTGTTGGTGCGCCCGCTCTGTGCAAAGAATCTTCCCCCCACACTTCCAGAGAGAGAGGGTTGGCTGGATCGTGAAGCCCTATATGACTTCAGTGGCCGCACCCGCAAGCCGCAGATGGCGCTGGCAAAACAGTTTGGCTTTGAAGATTATGCAACCCCGGCTGGCGGATGCTGTTTTCTGACTGATGAGAGTTACTCGATTAAGCTGGTTGACCTGTGGGATGCGCGTGGTTCCAGAGAGTATGAGATGGATGACATTATGCTACTCAAGGTGGGGCGTCATATTCGTCCAAGAAAGAACTTCAAGATGATCATCTCCAGAGAGGAGGGCGAGAATCACTTCCTGCAAGGTTATAGAAACCAGTACACCAGCATGAGAACAACAGATTTCCCCGGGCCTCTGGTATTGATCGATGGCGAAGCCAGTGACGAAGATTTGATGCTGGCCGGCCAAATTACCGCACGCTTTGGTAAAGGAAAAAGCGCCCCTGAGGTTACCGTAGAGATAAGAGGGCGTGATGGAGAGAGCAGAGAGATAACGGTGAAACCAATCTCTCCAGCTGATATTGAAAAAAGCTGGTATATATAG
- a CDS encoding U32 family peptidase yields the protein MKREIELLAPGGDIDSIKAAILAGADAVYCGLDRFNARNRAENITFENLNGIIRLAHKHRCEIFLTVNIIIVESEIPALLTMLNRLVNTRIDGIIVQDLGLLYLLSKYFPTLRVHASTQLTTHNPGQIKFLHHLGVTRTNLSRELNLDEIKKLSSVAHESGMLTEVFVHGSNCISFSGLCYMSSLHGGNSGNRGRCSQPCRDQYLTTAEGRDFPLNIKDNSAYSDLGALHDAGVDSIKIEGRIKKYHYVHTVVDAWRKQLQQFYEQGTTSIDDGDLRKVFNRDFSNSFLQSSIGRETFIDNPRDNSALHRSRQGGVSTTDSLTVAKRELYELKTEIIINVREGIEGLSIEQAPLRITASGSAGTPLGLLIETPEEAFTISSDTNLTQLIDATGGKGLHNDEGKKSLPHIDHQFLLKRLRPINETEYFIDDLNLDKLQDGLTLPFRSLTKIKIEILFVLNGSRERVSPVEMPALKRSGEEIKHSLSLLISSRDDLDLSVDGVAEIYFQLPSSTQDSSAELIELFNDSPQLVPWFPAVLIGEEYHAAVEFLHQLKPKKIVTNNSGVAYEAYQRGIPWVAGPYMNLVNSFSLLCLKENFNCSGAFVSNELNREQIKRIKKPAGFDLYYSMSHPIVLMTSRVCMFHPVTGCEKNIVDDKCIQRCDKSSSITNLKQVSFIIDKAKGGYHSVYNEYDFLNTDIVKDIPNTFSSFLIDLRDIKTNTRVEIEKPDIVRLFMQHLNGDSKATEQLNQGISPSTQTQYRQGI from the coding sequence ATGAAAAGGGAGATTGAGCTACTGGCACCTGGTGGAGATATTGACTCCATCAAGGCGGCCATCCTTGCAGGGGCAGATGCTGTCTATTGTGGGCTGGATAGGTTCAATGCCAGAAATCGGGCAGAAAATATAACGTTCGAAAATCTTAACGGGATTATCCGGCTGGCACATAAACACCGCTGTGAAATCTTTCTGACCGTCAATATCATTATTGTGGAGAGTGAGATCCCAGCTCTTTTAACCATGCTGAACAGGCTGGTCAACACCAGGATTGACGGGATTATTGTTCAGGATCTGGGGCTACTCTATCTGCTCTCCAAATATTTTCCAACGCTCAGGGTTCATGCATCCACCCAGCTGACTACCCACAACCCTGGCCAGATAAAATTCCTGCACCATTTGGGGGTTACCAGAACAAACCTCTCCAGAGAGCTGAATCTTGATGAGATAAAAAAGTTGAGCTCAGTTGCACATGAGAGTGGGATGCTGACCGAGGTCTTTGTTCACGGCTCCAACTGCATCTCCTTTTCAGGGCTCTGTTATATGAGCTCTCTGCACGGTGGAAATTCCGGCAACCGTGGTCGCTGTAGCCAGCCCTGCAGAGACCAATACCTGACCACTGCCGAGGGGAGAGATTTCCCCCTAAATATAAAAGATAACTCGGCATATTCCGACCTTGGTGCGCTCCATGATGCCGGGGTCGACTCCATCAAGATTGAGGGTCGGATAAAGAAATACCACTATGTCCATACCGTGGTAGATGCCTGGAGAAAACAGCTACAGCAGTTTTATGAACAGGGCACAACCAGCATCGATGATGGTGATCTGCGCAAGGTATTTAACCGTGACTTCTCAAACTCCTTTTTGCAGAGCTCCATCGGCAGAGAGACATTTATTGATAACCCACGAGACAACTCTGCCCTGCATCGCTCAAGACAGGGGGGGGTCTCAACTACCGATAGCTTAACGGTAGCCAAAAGGGAGCTCTATGAGCTGAAAACAGAGATCATAATCAACGTCAGAGAGGGTATTGAGGGGCTAAGCATTGAGCAGGCGCCACTGCGAATCACTGCATCTGGTAGTGCAGGCACGCCTTTGGGGCTACTGATTGAGACCCCTGAGGAAGCATTCACCATCTCCTCAGACACCAACCTGACACAGCTTATTGATGCTACTGGTGGTAAAGGCTTGCACAATGACGAAGGCAAAAAATCGCTGCCGCACATTGATCACCAATTTTTATTAAAACGGCTAAGGCCCATCAATGAGACTGAATATTTCATTGATGATCTCAATCTGGATAAACTGCAGGATGGTCTTACCCTGCCCTTCCGCTCTCTAACCAAGATAAAAATTGAAATTCTATTCGTCCTGAATGGCTCAAGAGAGAGGGTTAGTCCAGTTGAGATGCCAGCCCTGAAGAGATCTGGTGAAGAGATTAAGCACTCTCTATCACTACTGATCTCTTCCCGTGATGATCTTGATCTCTCTGTTGATGGTGTTGCAGAGATCTATTTCCAGCTCCCCTCTTCCACTCAAGACAGCAGCGCTGAGCTCATTGAGCTATTTAACGACAGCCCGCAGCTAGTCCCGTGGTTTCCGGCTGTATTAATTGGTGAGGAGTACCATGCCGCTGTAGAGTTTCTTCACCAGCTGAAACCGAAAAAGATTGTTACCAATAACAGTGGCGTAGCCTACGAGGCATACCAGCGGGGAATCCCCTGGGTTGCTGGCCCCTATATGAATCTTGTCAACTCATTCAGCCTGTTGTGCCTGAAGGAAAATTTTAACTGTAGTGGTGCATTTGTCTCAAATGAACTCAACAGAGAGCAGATAAAGAGGATCAAAAAACCTGCTGGTTTTGATCTCTACTACAGCATGTCGCACCCTATCGTATTGATGACCAGCCGAGTCTGCATGTTCCACCCCGTGACCGGATGCGAGAAAAATATAGTAGATGACAAATGCATTCAACGCTGTGACAAATCCTCATCCATTACAAATCTTAAACAGGTCTCCTTCATTATTGATAAGGCGAAAGGCGGATATCACTCTGTCTATAATGAGTATGATTTTCTGAATACCGACATTGTTAAAGATATACCAAATACATTTTCCAGCTTTCTAATTGACCTAAGAGATATAAAAACCAACACAAGAGTCGAGATTGAGAAGCCTGACATTGTCAGGCTGTTTATGCAGCATCTCAATGGTGACAGCAAAGCAACAGAACAACTTAACCAGGGAATCTCTCCCTCAACCCAGACCCAATACAGACAAGGGATCTAG
- a CDS encoding NAD(P)/FAD-dependent oxidoreductase, which yields MSNTTQTDVLIIGASASGLMCAIEAGKRDRRVIVLDHADKPGKKILISGGGRCNFTNQQVSADNYISHNPHFCKSALSRFTQWDFIAMVNQYRIPHHERDHGQLFCDNSARDILDMLLAECEMAGVDIRLQREIKTIGKEGERFTVETSRGCFQATSLVMATGGLSIPKMGATPLGYRIAEQFGHHIWPTTAGLVPLTLHSEEREKFSVLSGVAVDSVVSTGHNQFRESMLFTHRGLSGPAILQISSYWHPGETIYINLLPDTDLEQFLITKQSTQPNSRVGTVLSELLPKRIPPLLLGREIADTRLQEMTYARFGDVAQQLQRWELKPNGTEGYRTAEVTLGGVDCDELSSKTMESGKVSGLYFIGEVVDVTGWLGGYNFQWAWSSGWCAGQVV from the coding sequence ATGTCAAATACTACCCAGACAGATGTTCTGATTATTGGTGCCAGCGCATCAGGCTTGATGTGTGCAATAGAGGCAGGAAAGCGAGACCGCAGAGTTATTGTGCTGGATCATGCAGATAAACCGGGCAAAAAAATCCTCATATCTGGAGGGGGGCGCTGTAATTTCACCAATCAGCAGGTAAGTGCTGACAACTACATATCCCACAACCCCCATTTCTGTAAATCTGCGCTGAGCCGTTTTACCCAGTGGGATTTTATCGCCATGGTGAACCAATATCGGATCCCACACCATGAGAGGGATCACGGACAGCTATTCTGTGACAACAGCGCCAGGGATATCCTAGATATGCTGCTCGCCGAGTGTGAAATGGCAGGAGTGGATATACGTCTACAGAGAGAGATTAAAACCATCGGTAAGGAGGGTGAGCGCTTCACTGTAGAGACATCACGAGGGTGTTTTCAGGCGACCTCTTTAGTGATGGCTACCGGTGGGCTCTCTATTCCAAAGATGGGAGCGACCCCTTTAGGCTATCGGATAGCGGAACAGTTTGGGCACCATATCTGGCCAACTACTGCGGGGCTGGTTCCACTGACCCTGCATAGTGAGGAGCGAGAGAAGTTTTCCGTATTGTCAGGTGTTGCAGTGGACAGTGTTGTTAGCACAGGTCATAACCAGTTTAGAGAGAGCATGCTGTTTACCCATAGAGGCCTTAGTGGCCCAGCTATTTTGCAAATCTCATCGTACTGGCATCCGGGTGAGACCATTTACATTAATCTATTGCCGGATACGGATTTAGAACAGTTTCTGATTACAAAGCAGTCAACACAACCCAATAGTAGGGTGGGAACTGTATTGAGTGAGCTTCTGCCCAAGCGGATTCCTCCGCTGTTACTGGGCAGAGAGATAGCAGATACCAGACTGCAGGAGATGACTTATGCCCGTTTCGGTGATGTTGCGCAACAGCTGCAAAGGTGGGAGCTCAAGCCAAATGGTACGGAGGGTTATAGAACCGCTGAGGTAACCCTGGGAGGAGTTGACTGTGATGAGCTCTCATCCAAAACCATGGAGTCCGGCAAGGTGTCGGGGTTGTATTTTATTGGAGAGGTGGTTGATGTCACTGGCTGGTTAGGCGGTTACAACTTTCAGTGGGCCTGGTCATCGGGCTGGTGTGCGGGACAGGTGGTTTAG
- the glyQ gene encoding glycine--tRNA ligase subunit alpha has protein sequence MNNNDSSTFQGLILSLQNYWAEQGCLLNQPYDMEVGAGTFHPATFLRAIGPEPWSAAYVQPSRRPTDGRYGENPNRLQHYYQFQVVIKPSPLKIQELYLDSLRMLGIDPLVHDIRFVEDNWESPTLGAWGLGWEVWLNGMEVSQFTYFQQVGGLDCRPVTGEITYGLERIAMYLQGVESVFDLVWTDGPLGKVTYGDVFHQNEVEMSAYNFKHANIEELFHQFDSCEAESKKLIEADLSLPAYEMMLKSSHLFNLLDARNAISVTERARFIGRIRGLSRAVAQAYYERRESLGFPMLDESVTPSGEAS, from the coding sequence ATGAACAACAACGATTCATCTACTTTTCAGGGGTTGATTCTTTCGCTTCAGAACTACTGGGCGGAACAGGGGTGCCTACTAAATCAACCATACGATATGGAGGTTGGAGCCGGCACCTTCCACCCCGCCACATTCTTGCGGGCAATCGGGCCTGAGCCCTGGAGTGCTGCCTATGTACAGCCATCCCGCCGCCCAACTGATGGGCGTTATGGTGAGAACCCAAATAGATTGCAACACTACTACCAGTTTCAGGTTGTAATCAAACCATCGCCACTGAAGATTCAGGAGCTCTATCTCGACTCGCTTCGTATGCTGGGAATTGATCCGCTGGTACACGATATCCGTTTTGTGGAAGACAACTGGGAATCTCCCACCCTGGGTGCCTGGGGGCTTGGTTGGGAGGTTTGGTTGAATGGGATGGAGGTGAGCCAGTTCACCTATTTCCAGCAGGTGGGTGGCCTTGACTGTCGTCCGGTAACCGGCGAGATCACCTATGGCCTGGAGCGTATCGCCATGTATCTGCAGGGAGTGGAGAGCGTCTTTGATCTGGTATGGACCGATGGCCCGCTAGGCAAGGTTACCTACGGAGATGTCTTTCACCAGAATGAGGTGGAGATGTCTGCCTACAATTTCAAACATGCCAATATAGAGGAGCTATTTCATCAATTTGATAGCTGTGAGGCAGAGAGCAAGAAGCTTATTGAGGCCGATCTTTCTCTTCCTGCCTATGAGATGATGCTTAAGTCCTCTCATCTGTTTAATCTACTGGATGCCAGAAATGCCATTTCGGTCACTGAGCGTGCCCGCTTTATTGGACGCATTCGCGGCCTCTCCCGTGCTGTTGCGCAGGCATATTATGAGCGCCGCGAGAGTCTTGGATTCCCCATGCTTGACGAGTCTGTCACACCTTCCGGAGAAGCCTCATGA